The sequence below is a genomic window from Gavia stellata isolate bGavSte3 chromosome 11, bGavSte3.hap2, whole genome shotgun sequence.
CTTGATGTCCTGGAAGCTCTGCTGGTTCACCAGGCTGTAGACCAGGATGAAGCCCTGCCCGTTCTTGATGTAGAGGTCCCGCATGGAGGCGAACTGCTCGGTGCCCGCCGTGTCGAGGATCTCCAGCACCGACGGCGAGGAGTCCACCTCGATCTCCTTGCGGTAGAAGTCCTCGATGGTGGGGTCATACTTCTCGATGAAGGAGCCCGTCACGAACTGGACGGTGAGGGCGGACTTGCCCACGCCGCCCGAGCCCAGCACCACCACCTTGTACTCCCGCATGGCTCCCGGCGCGCCGCCTCCCTCGCCTCCCGCTCGGGGCTGCCGCTTCCCTCCCGCCCTCGCGGCGGGcggagagagagagggagggaaggcggGAGGGCGGGGCGCGCACGCCCCGCCGGGCGCTCACTGGCGCCGCGCGGGGCCCGccggggcggggaaggggcggcCGCGCCTCACGGAGCCGCGCCGGGCCAGCCCCGTcgccgggc
It includes:
- the RAP2B gene encoding ras-related protein Rap-2b isoform X3 gives rise to the protein MREYKVVVLGSGGVGKSALTVQFVTGSFIEKYDPTIEDFYRKEIEVDSSPSVLEILDTAGTEQFASMRDLYIKNGQGFILVYSLVNQQSFQDIKPMRDQIIRVKRYERVPMILVGNKVDLEGEREVSFGEGKALAEEWSCPFMETSAKNKASVDELFAEIVRQMNYASQPNGDEQCCSSCAIL